Within the Kingella potus genome, the region AGGGTGCGGCTGTACAGGTTTGGTGCTTGGGCGGAGATGTAGAGGCCGCGTGCAAGGATGATGAGGTAGACGGCCAGAAGGAGGAGGTTGCCGGTGAGGCCGAATTCTTCGCCGTAAACGGCGAAGATGAAGTCGGTGGTGGATTCGGGGATGTAGTCGAGGTGGGTTTGGGTGCCGTTGAGCCAGCCTTTGCCCCAGATGCCGCCGGAGCCGATGGCAATCATGGACTGGATGATGTGGTAGCCGTCGCCGAGGGGGTCTTTGGCGGGGTCGAGCAGGGTGAGGACGCGGGTTTTCTGGTAGTCGTGCATGACGTAGTTCCACATCAGGGGCAGGGCGGCAACGGCGGCGGCGAAGGCGGCAAGAATGACTTTCCACGGCAGGCCGGCAAAAAATATGACGAAGAGGCCGGAGGCCATGATGAGGGTGGCGGTGCCGAGGTCAGGCTGTTTGAGGATGAGGAAGACGGGAATGGCGACGATGACGGCGGCAACAAGGTAATGGTGCCAGCGCAGGCTGCCGCTGTGGCGTTGCAGATACCAGGCCACCATCATGGGCAGGGCGATTTTCATGATTTCGGAGGGCTGGATGCGGATGCCGAGGTTGAGCCAGCGGGTGGAGCCGTTTACGGTAATGCCGAAGAAGTGTACGCCCAGCAGCATGAGTATGCCGAGCAGGTAGGCGGGCGGGGCGAATTTGGCGAGGGTTTGCGGTTTGATGCGGGCAACCAGCCAGATAATGGCAAAACCGAGGATGGTGTGCATGGTTTTGCTTTTGAGGCGGCCGATGTCCTGCCCGTCGGCGGAGTAGAGCAGGAAGAGGCTCATGGTGTAGATGATGAGCATGGCGTAGAAGAGCCAGGGGTCGACGGGCTGCCAGATCAGGCGTTTGGCTTTGGCGATGATGTTTTCGTGTTGCTTCATGGCGCGGACTCGGGCGGTGTGGCTGCGGAGGCGGGGAGGCCGTCTGAAACGGGGGCGGCGGAGGATGCTGCCGCAGGGTATGGGGTGCGGAAGGCGCGGGTAACGGGGTTTTCAGACGGCCTCTGTACCGCGCCGCCGGCGAGCAGGGGGTTGGCGACGGTGGTTTTGCCGCTGTTGTCGACGGGGATTTCGCGGTCGCTGCCGGCTTTGAGGGTAAGCAGGTAGTAGTCGGACAGGGCGCGGGCAAGGGGGGCAGCGTTTGCGCCCCAGCCGCCGTTTTCAAGGATGACGGCGATGGCGATTTTGGGTTTGTCCAGC harbors:
- the rodA gene encoding rod shape-determining protein RodA, which produces MKQHENIIAKAKRLIWQPVDPWLFYAMLIIYTMSLFLLYSADGQDIGRLKSKTMHTILGFAIIWLVARIKPQTLAKFAPPAYLLGILMLLGVHFFGITVNGSTRWLNLGIRIQPSEIMKIALPMMVAWYLQRHSGSLRWHHYLVAAVIVAIPVFLILKQPDLGTATLIMASGLFVIFFAGLPWKVILAAFAAAVAALPLMWNYVMHDYQKTRVLTLLDPAKDPLGDGYHIIQSMIAIGSGGIWGKGWLNGTQTHLDYIPESTTDFIFAVYGEEFGLTGNLLLLAVYLIILARGLYISAQAPNLYSRTLAGALTMTFFCYAFVNMGMVSGILPVVGVPLPLVSYGGTATLSIMTILALLMGIANQKKDAKGRLNNR